Genomic window (Thiosulfatimonas sediminis):
TGACCTTCGGCGGTAGAAATTAAATAACCGCTAAACCCAATCCCTAAAACTAGCCAGTAAAAGAGGTGATGAACGCTTTCTGCGATGCGGTTTTGCCAAGCAATCTTGCCGAGCGGCAGAGGTTTGGGATTGCCCCAGCGCCATATCAAGCGCAATAACATGAGTCCTAAAATCAATACTCCAAGTGCTTTGTGGAGTTCAGGCGCGCGATGATACCAATCGTCATAATACGTTAAATCAACCATCCAATTACCCAGTAAAAACGTGCCAAACAGCGCGACAGCCAAGAACCAGTGTAGGCTAATTGCTAGGACTCCATAGCTGTGCTGCGTGTTGCGCCACTGCATAAACTTGCCTTTTAGACGGAATAATTGGTAGTCATTAATTTATGTTTTTTCCAAAGCGGATAGAATAGCTAAATACTAAAAAGACTTTTTCCATTTGGGTGGTAATTGGAGTGCGTTGGCGATGCAGCATGATGTGTTGGAAGGAATGCAGGTTTTTGTGCAAGTAGTTGAAGAGGGCAGTTTTAGCGCAGCCGCGCAAACTTTAGGGGTCTCTCCATCTTTTGTCAGTAAGCAGATGAACAGATTGGAAGATCGTCTTGGTGCACGTTTGTTACAGCGCTCAACCCGCAGTTTGAGTTTGACCGAGGTGGGGCAGTTGTATTTTGCTAAAGCACAGACAATCGTGCGCTCGGCGCGTGAAATTGAAAGCAATATTCATTCGTTGCAAAGCAATCCATTTGGCCATTTAAAAATTAGCGTGCCGCAGAGTTTTGGACACCTTTTTTTGCAGCCGATTATCAGTGCCTATTTACAGCAATACCCACAGGTTGATGTGCAGATAGACTTTAGCAGTCGTCTGGTTGATTTAGCCGGCGAGGGTTTTGATGTTGCGATACGCTTAGGTGAAAACAAGGATTCGTCACTTATCAGTCGCAAATTGACGGAATTTAAGATGCTTACTTGCGCAACCGCTGAATTTTGGCAGAGCCACTCTGCGGTGGAACATCCAACACATCTGCGTGCCATGCCCGCGATTAAATATCATTACCAACAGGCGCCATTAATGCTGGAATATGTGGCAAATGGGAAGCCTTTGTATATTGATATTACCGCCAAGGCGCAGTGTAATCATCTGCCGTTACAGCTGCAGTTGGTCCTAGATGGCATTGGTTTTGCGCGCTTGCCCAGTTTTATTGCACAGCCTTATCTTCAGTCCGGTCAACTACAAGCGGTCTTGCAAGCCTATGAATTGCCGCAACAAGGTGTGTATATTGTCTACCCGCACCGTCATCATTTGTCAGCCAAGGTACGTGCGTTTGTTGATTTAGTTCACGCGCGTTTGAGCGACCCTTTGTGATTAGGCGCTTTTACTCAATCCGTTAAAAGAGATAAAAATGTGTTATGTGGCCAGTATTAACTAAAAAAACATTTCGAGCGTTTTTTGGCGTGCAGTTTTTAGGTGCGTTTAATGACAATTTGTTTAAAAATGCGTTGGTGATTTTAATTACGTTTAAACTCAGCGAGTCGCTTGAGCAGACCGGCTTATTGGTCACCTTAGCGGCGGGGCTATTTATTTTGCCGTTTTTGCTGTTTTCTCCTTTGGCTGGGCAGATTGCAGATGCCTATGATAAACGTCAGTTGATTCGTA
Coding sequences:
- a CDS encoding cytochrome b encodes the protein MQWRNTQHSYGVLAISLHWFLAVALFGTFLLGNWMVDLTYYDDWYHRAPELHKALGVLILGLMLLRLIWRWGNPKPLPLGKIAWQNRIAESVHHLFYWLVLGIGFSGYLISTAEGQGIDVFGLFTVPALDWHFELQADRAGLIHQILAWSFITLALLHLSAALKHHFIHRDRTLTRILKP
- a CDS encoding LysR family transcriptional regulator, whose product is MGGNWSALAMQHDVLEGMQVFVQVVEEGSFSAAAQTLGVSPSFVSKQMNRLEDRLGARLLQRSTRSLSLTEVGQLYFAKAQTIVRSAREIESNIHSLQSNPFGHLKISVPQSFGHLFLQPIISAYLQQYPQVDVQIDFSSRLVDLAGEGFDVAIRLGENKDSSLISRKLTEFKMLTCATAEFWQSHSAVEHPTHLRAMPAIKYHYQQAPLMLEYVANGKPLYIDITAKAQCNHLPLQLQLVLDGIGFARLPSFIAQPYLQSGQLQAVLQAYELPQQGVYIVYPHRHHLSAKVRAFVDLVHARLSDPL